GAAGAGGTGCGCACGCTGCTCCCGAACGCGCAATTCGAGGACGCGACGGATGTCGTGGGGCTCGCCCGCTGGGTGAAGAGTGATGAGGAGCTGGCGTGTCTGCGTCGCGTGGTCGCCATCGGGGAGGCGGGGATCGCCACCTTCGCGAACTTGGCGCGACCAGGGGCGGATGGCGACGCGCTGCACGGCGCCGTCATGGACCGAATGCGATCGCTCGGGTCTGACGAGCCGTTGTTCGCCCTCGAGATCGCCGCGAGAGGTCAGCCGCCGGGCGGCCGGGTGACGAAACCCCCCATTGGCAGAGTACTTGAGGCCGGAGACTATATCGCGGCACAAACGGAGGCGCCATGGGGCGCACAGTCGACCCAGGAGGAGCAGCATCTGGTCCTTGGCCCGATTCCAGAGCCACTCAGGCGGGCAGCGGACGTTCTGGCGGAGATGTTTGAAGCAACCCGCGCGCTTTTGAGGCCGGGTGTGACGGTGGGAGAGCTGATCGCGTGCACGACGGAGTTCGCCGCTGCCCGTCGACTCGACTCGAAGCTGGAGACGCG
The window above is part of the Chloroflexota bacterium genome. Proteins encoded here:
- a CDS encoding M24 family metallopeptidase, whose protein sequence is EEVRTLLPNAQFEDATDVVGLARWVKSDEELACLRRVVAIGEAGIATFANLARPGADGDALHGAVMDRMRSLGSDEPLFALEIAARGQPPGGRVTKPPIGRVLEAGDYIAAQTEAPWGAQSTQEEQHLVLGPIPEPLRRAADVLAEMFEATRALLRPGVTVGELIACTTEFAAARRLDSKLETRPMLKGGGFGEDGPRVSPSSTLDRLPLALRNLTFERGAVVVWKPDVSVKDLDRTVAWGGSVIVTERGGEVVGQRPLALLSVS